A window of the Thermocrinis sp. genome harbors these coding sequences:
- a CDS encoding class I tRNA ligase family protein, whose translation MEFLKENKLSLGDNFRLLLERLDMYDEGLIKSVESKIGEPAKMSKSKANTVDPEFAVQSFGADTIRLYILFAGPVEKDFEWTDEGVQGAYRFLRRLWNYFHERLDDIKSLTYSKEELAHVHGKVKEIRRKVHQTLKKYLQDMEELSFNTAIASIMELVNAIQNFKPEKDEDYKVLREGLEIILFMLYPITPHICEELWSRLGYEKLLMHYPFPEPDEEALKVEEVEIPVQINGKLRGHIRLPVGAQEHVAKDAVMANERIKKLIEDKRILKVVYVKDKLINLVVSDG comes from the coding sequence ATGGAATTTTTGAAAGAGAACAAACTCTCCTTGGGAGACAACTTTAGACTACTTCTTGAAAGGCTTGATATGTATGACGAAGGACTAATAAAAAGCGTGGAAAGTAAAATAGGAGAACCTGCCAAGATGTCCAAGTCAAAGGCTAACACTGTGGACCCAGAGTTTGCGGTGCAAAGCTTTGGTGCGGATACCATAAGGCTATACATACTTTTTGCTGGGCCTGTGGAAAAGGATTTTGAATGGACCGACGAGGGAGTTCAAGGAGCCTATAGATTTTTGAGAAGACTTTGGAATTACTTTCACGAAAGGCTTGATGATATAAAGAGCTTAACATATTCAAAAGAAGAGCTTGCCCATGTTCATGGAAAGGTAAAAGAAATTAGAAGGAAGGTCCATCAGACCCTAAAAAAGTATCTTCAGGACATGGAGGAGCTCTCTTTCAACACCGCTATAGCCAGCATCATGGAGCTGGTGAATGCAATTCAGAATTTCAAGCCGGAGAAAGATGAAGATTACAAAGTCTTAAGAGAAGGCTTAGAGATTATTCTTTTCATGCTGTATCCAATTACACCCCACATATGCGAGGAGCTGTGGAGCAGACTGGGATATGAAAAGTTACTTATGCACTATCCATTCCCAGAGCCAGACGAGGAAGCTCTCAAAGTGGAGGAAGTTGAAATCCCAGTCCAGATAAACGGAAAACTAAGAGGCCATATAAGGTTGCCCGTGGGAGCACAAGAGCACGTGGCAAAAGATGCGGTCATGGCAAACGAGAGGATAAAAAAACTCATAGAAGATAAGAGGATACTGAAGGTTGTTTATGTGAAAGACAAGCTTATAAATTTAGTAGTAAGCGATGGATAG
- a CDS encoding carbon monoxide dehydrogenase beta subunit family protein, which yields MPMRVVPGPFGYMPIPAAFEGVELPPPGKALLYGEIVDEEVAMREAAKALLTRRNPTIFPGPLVLWGWNAGAMEKAKAVLELAMEIPNCRIIPMPDYRPKYPKIDPEAEINPNHPNLTILHNKIEACIFVGVHCHYANLSLRMIRAGTNCFTIALCAEMGHEDAMVSLRDVHAEEIRKFRDVLVQVRKELGIEWEPKLPPENPSLPPEKYETLSALDYGEYLYLLMPKKGETVEESE from the coding sequence ATGCCTATGCGAGTTGTACCTGGACCTTTTGGTTATATGCCCATCCCAGCTGCCTTTGAGGGAGTAGAGTTACCTCCACCAGGTAAGGCTTTGCTTTACGGTGAAATAGTGGATGAAGAAGTGGCTATGAGGGAAGCGGCAAAGGCTTTGCTCACACGCAGAAATCCTACCATATTCCCCGGACCCTTGGTTCTGTGGGGATGGAACGCCGGAGCTATGGAAAAGGCTAAGGCTGTGTTGGAGCTTGCAATGGAAATTCCCAATTGCAGAATTATTCCTATGCCAGACTACAGACCTAAGTATCCCAAAATAGACCCAGAGGCAGAAATAAATCCCAACCATCCAAACCTTACCATACTTCACAATAAAATAGAAGCCTGTATTTTTGTAGGAGTTCATTGTCATTACGCGAACCTTTCTCTTAGGATGATAAGAGCAGGAACTAACTGTTTTACAATAGCCTTGTGTGCAGAAATGGGTCACGAAGACGCTATGGTCTCTCTAAGGGATGTGCATGCAGAAGAGATAAGAAAGTTCAGGGATGTGCTTGTGCAAGTGAGGAAAGAGCTTGGTATTGAGTGGGAACCAAAGCTTCCTCCAGAAAATCCATCCCTCCCACCTGAAAAATACGAAACCCTCTCTGCACTAGATTATGGAGAATACTTATACCTTCTTATGCCTAAAAAAGGCGAGACTGTAGAAGAAAGCGAATAA
- a CDS encoding thiamine pyrophosphate-dependent enzyme produces MGLEYVRISPGFERYMPKDYVDLVKYGQFGKQIDVQQLGQFKELVEEHPMCAGCFMAYFIRIFYASLPNPEDTIVIGTAGCARLALSQAAVPFIYGNYGDTNAVASGLKRALTIRFPDKHKDVVVIAGDGGLIDIGFGMTMHSWFRREKFTTIMVDNEVYGNTGGQESGMSPKGVQLKMAPKGKQFDKINAVELAKTAGCVYVAKLAPTNPKRIAKTVKRAILAARHFGPTFIHAYTSCNIEYSIPTEKVLEDARKREKQDFAFYEWMTDEVREFFEEIERKPEEVKA; encoded by the coding sequence ATGGGCTTGGAATATGTAAGGATTTCTCCAGGTTTTGAAAGATATATGCCCAAGGATTATGTGGACCTGGTCAAATATGGGCAGTTTGGCAAACAGATAGATGTGCAACAGCTTGGGCAGTTTAAAGAGCTAGTAGAAGAGCATCCAATGTGCGCTGGATGTTTTATGGCTTACTTCATAAGGATCTTTTATGCATCTTTGCCTAATCCAGAGGATACCATAGTCATAGGCACCGCAGGATGTGCAAGGCTTGCCCTTTCTCAGGCAGCAGTGCCCTTTATCTACGGAAATTACGGAGACACAAACGCGGTAGCTTCTGGGCTAAAGAGAGCACTTACCATCAGGTTCCCAGACAAGCACAAAGACGTAGTAGTCATAGCTGGTGATGGGGGTCTTATAGACATAGGCTTTGGTATGACCATGCACTCTTGGTTCAGAAGGGAAAAATTCACAACCATAATGGTGGACAATGAAGTTTACGGAAACACTGGAGGTCAAGAGAGCGGAATGTCTCCAAAGGGTGTTCAGCTTAAGATGGCACCAAAGGGTAAACAGTTTGACAAAATAAACGCAGTAGAGCTGGCAAAAACTGCAGGATGCGTTTATGTAGCAAAACTTGCACCTACAAATCCCAAAAGAATAGCAAAGACCGTAAAGAGAGCCATCCTTGCCGCAAGGCACTTTGGACCAACCTTCATACACGCATACACCTCTTGCAACATAGAGTATTCCATACCCACAGAAAAGGTTCTTGAAGATGCAAGGAAGAGAGAAAAACAAGACTTTGCCTTTTACGAATGGATGACCGACGAAGTCAGAGAATTTTTTGAGGAGATAGAAAGGAAGCCTGAGGAGGTAAAGGCATGA
- a CDS encoding transketolase C-terminal domain-containing protein → MPEQRVVDADYLLLEAPRERKFITGAQAMAEAVKRANVDIAIAYPITPQSEVMHLVGDLWAQGYLKDYYRAEEEYGAMSAIAGAVRGGARAFSATSGPGLLRGLEAIASWPGHRIPAVLGVLTRVVNAPLSIQPDNVEIAYLLNCGIIVLHAENQQDVFDFTLASFVISEKVDVYIPVAVCTEGFFVTHAKGYVNMTPEDMKLPPRDPYKAPVPPTDCEIPPARIQRDAPVQKSNFMSYLIHAVWQQEVWASNIRAMKYIYKYLGGPIEVVNPDAEVFIVASGCAAAQGREAVRYSQMEGLNVGLVKVKSIRPFPEKEIREVLKKAKAVIVPEHNIVGWLAREIKAAIPDNDKVIGGPRVYGGMTLPVELIMEKIYSALGIKKEKKVVV, encoded by the coding sequence ATGCCAGAGCAAAGGGTTGTAGATGCAGATTATCTTCTTTTAGAAGCTCCAAGGGAGCGAAAGTTTATAACAGGTGCCCAAGCTATGGCAGAGGCGGTCAAGCGTGCCAACGTAGATATAGCCATAGCCTATCCCATTACTCCTCAGTCTGAAGTTATGCACTTGGTTGGAGATTTATGGGCTCAGGGCTATCTTAAGGACTACTACAGAGCAGAAGAGGAATACGGTGCTATGTCTGCCATAGCTGGTGCAGTGAGAGGTGGTGCAAGGGCATTTTCTGCTACCTCAGGACCTGGTCTTTTGAGAGGACTTGAAGCAATAGCCTCTTGGCCTGGGCACAGGATTCCTGCGGTGCTTGGAGTTCTCACCAGAGTAGTCAATGCTCCCCTTTCCATACAGCCAGACAACGTGGAGATCGCCTACCTTCTAAACTGCGGTATAATAGTTTTGCACGCAGAAAATCAACAAGATGTCTTTGATTTCACTTTGGCAAGCTTTGTCATATCCGAAAAGGTGGATGTTTATATACCCGTGGCAGTTTGCACCGAAGGATTCTTCGTCACTCACGCAAAGGGTTATGTGAATATGACCCCAGAAGATATGAAACTGCCCCCAAGGGACCCATATAAGGCACCCGTTCCACCCACCGACTGCGAAATACCGCCCGCAAGGATCCAAAGGGATGCACCAGTTCAGAAGTCTAACTTTATGAGCTATCTGATACACGCTGTGTGGCAACAGGAAGTTTGGGCATCCAACATAAGGGCTATGAAATACATATACAAGTATCTTGGAGGTCCCATAGAGGTGGTAAATCCTGATGCGGAGGTATTCATAGTGGCTTCCGGCTGTGCAGCAGCGCAAGGAAGGGAAGCGGTAAGATACTCACAGATGGAAGGCCTAAATGTTGGCCTTGTTAAAGTCAAATCCATAAGACCATTCCCAGAAAAAGAAATAAGGGAAGTACTTAAAAAGGCAAAGGCTGTAATAGTTCCAGAGCACAACATAGTAGGATGGTTAGCCAGAGAAATTAAGGCTGCCATTCCAGACAACGATAAGGTTATAGGTGGTCCAAGGGTTTACGGTGGTATGACCTTGCCAGTGGAACTTATTATGGAAAAAATATACTCTGCCCTTGGTATAAAGAAGGAAAAGAAAGTAGTAGTTTAA
- the hisG gene encoding ATP phosphoribosyltransferase, whose translation MLRIALPKGRLFEESVEFLKSRGIIQSTFQEGRKLQVQVEDYEFLLVKPFDVPVYVENGVADLGVVGYDVLLEREPDVYELFDLGIGFCRLVVAGRQEKYDYYRTSSCLRVATKYSRITKNFFLEKGIKAKVIHLNGSVELAPLLNLSDAIVDLVQTGRTLKENNLVIFEEISPSTARLICNRASYRNKKEQIFQLISKLE comes from the coding sequence ATGCTCAGAATTGCTCTACCGAAGGGAAGGCTTTTTGAAGAAAGCGTTGAGTTTTTGAAAAGCAGGGGGATTATCCAAAGCACTTTTCAAGAAGGGAGAAAGCTCCAGGTTCAGGTTGAAGACTACGAGTTTTTACTGGTAAAGCCCTTTGACGTGCCCGTTTATGTAGAAAACGGTGTGGCGGACTTGGGAGTGGTTGGTTATGACGTGCTTTTGGAAAGAGAGCCGGATGTTTATGAGCTATTTGACCTTGGTATAGGCTTTTGCAGGTTGGTAGTGGCAGGAAGGCAAGAAAAATACGACTACTACAGGACTTCTTCCTGTTTAAGAGTTGCGACAAAGTATTCAAGGATAACAAAAAACTTTTTTTTGGAAAAGGGCATAAAGGCTAAGGTAATACACCTAAATGGTTCTGTAGAGCTTGCCCCCCTTCTTAATTTATCTGACGCCATAGTTGATTTGGTGCAAACCGGAAGGACCTTAAAGGAGAATAATTTAGTAATCTTTGAAGAGATCAGTCCATCAACCGCAAGGCTTATTTGCAACAGGGCAAGCTATCGCAACAAAAAAGAGCAGATA